The Trichosurus vulpecula isolate mTriVul1 chromosome 3, mTriVul1.pri, whole genome shotgun sequence genome includes a window with the following:
- the LETM2 gene encoding LETM1 domain-containing protein LETM2, mitochondrial, with the protein MAFCGRNILFAIARTRSPHFFVHPSHPRYSPSVSFLQLADSHLNQTYVKNYGSQKFLYPIQSSSKLPHLRTKAIRKLHTSTCWLQDFPDKPKQTMEKSVRANPKTPKETGIKTEKVKQSLRQKIVAELKHYYNGFYLLWIDTKVAARMVWRLLHGQVLTRRERRRLLRTCADLFRLVPFIVFIIVPFMEFLLPVFLKLFPDMLPSTFETESKKEEKQKKKMAAKLELAKFLQETVTEMARRNRTKLGKGSKLGDASTQFSSYVKQVQTGHTPSTKEIVRFSKLFEADLTLEHLDRSQLVALCKLLELQTLGTNNLLRFQLVMALKSIKADDEVIAKEGVNALSVSELQSACRARGMRSLGLTEKQLREQLTQWLDLHLKENAPPSLLLLSRTFYLIDVKQKPIEIPSGSKMEALKKLPPTTQLLPVSSPEKSLSSSRVKSQTSSQSSKANANGV; encoded by the exons ATGGCTTTCTGCGGCCGTAATATACTCTTTGCTATTGCTAGAACAAG aaGTCCTCACTTTTTTGTCCACCCTAGCCACCCTCGATATTCCCCATCAGTTTCATTTCTTCAACTGGCAGACTCCCATTTAAATCAAACCTATGTGAAGAACTATGGAAGCCAAAAATTCTTGTATCCTATTCAGTCAAGCAGCAAACTACCTCATTTACGAACTAAGGCAATACGAAAACTACATACATCCACTTGCTGGCTTCAAGATTTCCCAGATAAGCCTAAACAAACCATGGAAAAATCAGTAAGAGCAAACCCCAAAACCCCAAAAGAAACAGGGATTAAGACTGAGAAGGTCAAACAGTCTTTGAGACAAAAAATTGTGGCTGAACTTAAACATTATTACAATGGATTTTACTTGCTTTGGATCGACACCAAAGTTGCTGCCAGGATGGTATGGAGACTGTTACATGGACAGGTGCTGACCAGACGAGAGAGACGAAGG CTCCTGAGAACTTGTGCTGATCTCTTCCGCCTGGTTCCATTTATTGTGTTCATAATTGTTCCCTTCATGGAATTCCTGTTACCAGTATTTCTGAAACTCTTTCCAGACATGTTGCCATCAACTTTTGAAACTGAATCCAAAAAG gaagaaaaacagaaaaagaaaatggcagcaAAGTTGGAATTAGCAAAATTTCTCCAAGAAACTGTTACAGAGATGGCAAGGAGGAACAGAACCAAGTTGGGAAAAGGCTCCAAATTAGGAGATGCCTCTACACAGTTTTCATCCTATGTAAAACAG GTCCAGACAGGCCATACACCTAGCACAAAGGAGATTGTTCGATTTTCCAAACTCTTTGAGGCTGACCTAACTCTGGAACACTTAGACCGATCTCAACTGGTTGCCCTGTGCAAACTCCTAGAGCTTCAGACCCTTGGAACCAATAACCTGCTCCGCTTTCAGCTTGTGATGGCACTGAAATCTATAAAAGCAGATGATGAA GTAATTGCCAAAGAAGGAGTGAATGCCTTGAGTGTATCTGAACTACAAAGTGCCTGTAGAGCCCGAGGGATGAGGTCACTGGGGCTCACTGAGAAGCAATTGAGAGAACAGCTCACACAG TGGCTGGACCTCCATCTGAAAGAGAATGCCCCTccttctctgttgttgttgtcccGTACCTTCTATCTGATAGATGTGAAGCAAAAGCCCATTGAGATTCCTTCAGGCAGTAAG ATGGAAGCATTGAAAAAACTGCCACCTACTACACAACTGCTACCTGTTTCATCACCTgaaaaatctctttcttcttccaga GTCAAATCACAAACCTCATCCCAAAGCAGCAAGGCTAATGCAAATGGAGTCTAA